The Populus nigra chromosome 19, ddPopNigr1.1, whole genome shotgun sequence genome includes a window with the following:
- the LOC133679603 gene encoding UDP-glycosyltransferase 71K1-like yields MKKEELIFVPGPGIGHLASGLELAKRLLDHDDRLSITTLVMNMPFTPSINSYTRSLTASQPRIKLVDLPEVDPPPLELLTKSPEAYICDFIESYIPHVKTTVTDIISSLSNSDVRVAGFILDFFCVSMIDVANEFSLPPYIFITSNAGFLGLMLNLLKRHDEISEAMQMFDPDSLIPGFFNPVPARVLPDAVFNKHGGYAAYVKVAQRFKDGKGIIVNTFAELEPFVLRSFSDDHRIPPVYPVGPVLHLKGQPHPEINQDQLDKIMKWLDEQPQSSVVFLCFGNFGSFSPPQVKEIALGIEQSGFKFLWSMRFPRSPSNQFMNPEDVLPEGFLERIEGRGIMCGWAPQVEVLAHKAIGGFVSHCGWNSILESLWYGVPIVTLPIYAEQQLNAFRMVKELGLSVELKLDYRVGGDLVTADEIAKSVICVMQSDSEVRKKVKEMSEKGRKAVMDGGSSFTSITQLIQDITGNN; encoded by the coding sequence ATGAAGAAAGAAGAGCTGATTTTTGTTCCAGGCCCCGGTATCGGTCACTTAGCATCAGGCCTTGAATTAGCAAAGCGCCTGCTCGACCATGATGATCGATTATCAATCACAACACTTGTTATGAACATGCCCTTTACTCCATCTATTAATTCATACACCAGATCACTCACTGCATCACAACCCCGCATCAAACTCGTTGATCTTCCCGAAGTGGATCCTCCCCCATTAGAGCTTTTAACGAAATCCCCAGAAGCTTATATCTGTGATTTCATTGAAAGTTACATACCCCATGTCAAAACTACTGTCACAGATATTATATCATCCCTGTCTAACTCGGATGTCCGAGTTGCCGGGTTtattcttgatttcttttgcGTGTCCATGATTGACGTTGCAAATGAATTCAGTCTCCCTCCTTATATCTTCATAACCTCCAATGCAGGATTCTTGGGTCTTATGCTAAACCTACTCAAACGCCATGATGAAATCAGCGAGGCGATGCAAATGTTTGATCCTGATTCGTTAATACCAGGTTTTTTCAATCCTGTTCCAGCACGAGTCTTGCCTGATGCTGTATTTAATAAACATGGTGGTTATGCTGCTTATGTTAAGGTTGCTCAAAGGTTCAAGGATGGAAAAGGTATAATCGTGAACACATTTGCTGAGCTGGAGCCTTTTGTGCTTAGGTCCTTCTCTGATGATCACCGAATCCCTCCAGTTTACCCTGTTGGGCCAGTGCTACACCTAAAGGGTCAGCCTCACCCTGAAATAAACCAGGATCAGTTGGACAAAATCATGAAATGGCTTGATGAACAGCCTCAATCATCTGTGGTGTTTCTATGCTTCGGAAACTTTGGGAGCTTTAGCCCCCCACAAGTGAAAGAAATAGCACTTGGCATCGAGCAAAGTGGGTTCAAATTCTTGTGGTCCATGCGTTTTCCACGCTCTCCGTCTAATCAGTTCATGAATCCTGAAGATGTGTTACCAGAAGGATTCTTGGAACGCATAGAAGGACGAGGAATTATGTGTGGATGGGCACCGCAGGTTGAAGTCCTAGCTCACAAGGCAATAGGAGGGTTCGTGTCTCATTGTGGGTGGAACTCCATCTTGGAGAGCTTGTGGTACGGTGTTCCTATCGTTACATTGCCTATATATGCTGAACAGCAGCTTAATGCATTTAGGATGGTGAAGGAATTGGGACTGTCAGTGGAGCTGAAACTGGATTACAGGGTAGGTGGTGATCTTGTGACGGCAGATGAGATAGCAAAATCTGTAATATGTGTTATGCAAAGTGATAGTGAGGTGAGGAAGAAGGTGAAAGAAATGAGCGAGAAAGGCAGGAAGGCTGTGATGGATGGTGGATCTTCTTTCACTTCTATCACACAACTCATCCAGGATATAACAGGAAACAACTGA
- the LOC133680524 gene encoding anthranilate synthase alpha subunit 2, chloroplastic-like: MCEVSQFPFSLPNKFSLKTMDKTLAVTHRLLPLSFRLPAASSVNFNVRLSRSSSRSLDLVGSSSRGCTLKCSASTLDNQVARFQEASKNGNLIPLYRYIFSDHLTPVLAYRCLVREDDRDAPSFLFESVEPGLDASTIGRYSFVGAQPRMEIVAKENMVTIMDHYEGSRMEEIVEDPMEVPRKIMEGWKPQLIDELPEAFCGGWVGYFSYDTVRYVEKKKLPFSGAPPDDRNLPDVHLGLYDDVIVFDHVEKKACVIHWVQLDRFSSVMEAYEDGMNRLESILSRVHDIAPPRLPAGSIKLFTRLFGPKLENSSMTSEEYKDAVLQAKDHILAGDIFQIVLSQRFERRTFADPFEIYRALRVVNPSPYMTYLQARGCILVASSPEILTRVKKEKITNRPLAGTVRRGKTPKEDLMLEKELLNDQKQCAEHIMLVDLGRNDVGKVSKPGSVKVEKLMNIERYSHVMHISSTVTGELLDNLTRWDVLRAALPVGTVSGAPKVKAMELIDQLEVTRRGPYSGGFGGISFSGDMDIALALRTIVFPTSTRYDTMYSYKDVNTRREWVAHLQAGAGIVADSDPADEQRECENKAAALARAIDLAESAFLKK, from the exons ATGTGCGAAGTCTCTCAGTTTCCCTTTTCTCTCCCTAACAAATTCTCTTTGAAGACCATGGACAAAACCCTAGCCGTCACTCATCGTCTGCTTCCGCTAAGTTTCCGCTTGCCTGCAGCTTCCTCTGTTAATTTCAACGTTAGACTTTCAAGATCAAGCTCAAGGTCTCTTGATCTTGTTGGTTCAAGCTCGCGTGGTTGTACTCTAAAATGCTCAGCTTCAACACTTG atAACCAAGTAGCAAGATTTCAAGAAGCTTCAAAGAATGGGAATTTAATTCCTCTATACCGATATATATTCTCCGATCACCTAACTCCAGTGCTTGCTTACCGATGTCTGGTTAGAGAAGATGATAGAGATGCTCCAAGCTTTTTGTTTGAATCAGTTGAGCCTGGCTTGGATGCTTCCACAATT GGGCGATATAGTTTCGTAGGAGCTCAACCAAGAATGGAGATTGTAGCTAAAGAGAACATGGTTACAATAATGGACCATTATGAAGGTAGTCGGATGGAGGAGATTGTGGAGGATCCAATGGAGGTTCCTAGAAAAATCATGGAGGGCTGGAAACCTCAACTTATTGACGAGCTTCCAGAAGCATTTTGCG GTGGATGGGTAGGCTATTTCTCATATGACACAGTGCGGTATGTAGAGAAGAAAAAGCTGCCTTTCTCTGGTGCCCCACCTGATGATAGGAATCTCCCTGATGTCCATTTAGGCCTTTATGATGATGTGATTGTATTTGATCACGTGGAAAAG AAAGCTTGTGTGATTCACTGGGTGCAATTAGACCGATTTTCTTCTGTCATGGAGGCCTATGAGGATGGAATGAATCGACTGGAAAGTATCTTATCAAGAGTGCATGATATTGCTCC ACCAAGGCTACCTGCAGGTTCAATAAAGTTGTTCACTCGTCTTTTTGGCCCTAAATTGGAGAATTCAAGCATGACGAGTGAAGAATACAAGGATGCAGTGTTGCAGGCAAAGGACCATATTTTGGCTGGTGATATTTTCCAGATTGTATTAAGTCAGCGTTTTGAACGTAGGACATTTGCAGATCCTTTTGAAATTTACAGAGCTTTGAGGGTTGTCAATCCAAGTCCATACATGACATATTTACAA GCTAGAGGATGTATACTGGTTGCTTCTAGTCCTGAAATTCTTACACGTGTGAAGAAG GAGAAGATTACAAACCGACCCCTTGCTGGGACTGTTAGGAGAGGAAAGACCCCTAAAGAAGATCTAATGTTGGAAAAGGAGCTTTTGAATGATCAAAAGCAATGTGCAGAGCACATTATGCTTGTTGACTTGGGGAGGAATGATGTGGGCAAG GTCTCCAAACCTGGTTCTGTGAAGGTTGAAAAGCTCATGAATATTGAACGATATTCCCATGTTATGCACATCAGCTCAACA GTCACTGGAGAGTTGCTTGATAATTTAACTAGATGGGATGTGTTGCGCGCTGCACTGCCTGTTGGTACTGTTAGCGGAGCACCAAAG GTGAAAGCCATGGAATTGATCGATCAGCTGGAAGTGACCAGACGAGGGCCTTACAGTGGTGGATTTGGAGGCATTTCATTTTCCGGTGACATGGACATCGCCCTTGCTCTTAGGACTATTGTCTTCCCCACCAGTACTCGTTATGATACAATGTATTCATACAAGGATGTGAACACTCGTCGAGAATGGGTAGCTCACCTCCAAGCTGGGGCTGGAATTGTGGCTGACAGTGATCCTGCAGACGAGCAGAGAGAGTGTGAGAACAAAGCAGCCGCACTTGCTCGTGCCATTGATCTTGCAGAGTCAGCATTTCTCaagaaatga
- the LOC133679689 gene encoding pleckstrin homology domain-containing protein 1-like produces MESILRSLTGQDPNPDDYRNIEFWSDPERSGWLTKQGDYIKTWRRRWFVLKQGKLLWFKERSVTRGSLPRGVIPVGKCLTVKGAEDVLNKPYAFELSTSQETMYFIADSEKEKEEWINSIGRSIVQHSRSVTDSEIVDYDSTR; encoded by the coding sequence ATGGAGTCCATCTTGCGATCCTTAACGGGTCAAGACCCGAACCCGGATGATTACAGAAACATCGAGTTCTGGTCAGACCCGGAACGGTCCGGTTGGCTAACAAAGCAAGGAGACTACATAAAAACCTGGCGACGTCGCTGGTTCGTTCTCAAACAAGGGAAACTTCTCTGGTTCAAGGAGAGAAGCGTGACGCGAGGGTCACTTCCACGCGGGGTGATCCCAGTGGGCAAGTGCTTGACCGTGAAAGGTGCAGAAGATGTGCTTAACAAACCTTATGCTTTTGAGCTTTCGACGAGCCAAGAAACAATGTATTTTATAGCAGATTcggagaaagagaaagaggagtGGATCAATTCGATTGGGAGGTCAATTGTTCAACACTCACGGTCTGTTACTGATTCTGAGATTGTTGATTATGACAGCACTCGTTGA
- the LOC133679471 gene encoding probable NAD(P)H dehydrogenase (quinone) FQR1-like 3 yields MGTTKIYIVFYSLHGHVEIMAREIQRGANTVQGVEATLWQVPETLSNSILNKVKANPKADDVPVILPEQLLEADGFLFGFPSRFGVMASQFKAFFDATHELWATQALAGKPAGFFWSTGFYGGGQELAAFTAITQLAHHGMLFVPLGYTFGSGMFEMGEVKGGSSYGAGTFAADGSRQPSELELQQAFYQGKYVSEITKKLKG; encoded by the exons ATGGGGACCACAAAGATCTACATAGT GTTTTACTCCTTACATGGACATGTAGAGATTATGGCACGAGAAATCCAGCGAGGAGCTAATACAGTTCAGGGTGTTGAAGCAACACTTTGGCAG GTACCTGAGACACTTTCCAACTCGATATTGAACAAGGTGAAGGCCAATCCTAAAGCAGATGATGTACCAGTTATTCTGCCAGAACAACTTTTGGAGGCTGATGGTTTTCTCTTTGGTTTTCCTTCTCGTTTTGGTGTGATGGCATCCCAATTCAAAGCCTTCTTTGATGCCACCCATGAGCTATGGGCAACCCAAGCTCTTGCTGGGAAACCTGCTGGATTCTTCTGGAGTACTGGTTTCTATGGTGGAGGCCAGGAACTTGCTGC ATTTACAGCCATAACGCAGTTAGCACACCATGGTATGCTATTTGTTCCTCTGGGGTACACCTTCGGCAGTGGCATGTTTGAGATGGGTGAAGTGAAAGGTGGGTCTTCTTATGGTGCTGGAACTTTTGCAGCAGATGGGAGCCGTCAACCCTCTGAATTAGAACTCCAACAGGCCTTTTACCAAGGGAAGTATGTTTCTGAAATAACGAAGAAGCTCAAAGGTTAG